In one Deltaproteobacteria bacterium genomic region, the following are encoded:
- a CDS encoding CBS domain-containing protein: MIVARRMRKNPVWVDEEDSMKKGIDLLKEKGIRHLPVLRKGENLVGIVSDRDIKAASPSPATSLEIREIYYLLDKIKIKQIMTKKPYTVSPGTSVEEAALIMREKKIGALPVVEDGKLVGILTETDILDAFLDAMGINRPGYRVEVALPNTSGQMFKVAKLLSEFDVNIVSVVTASADDPDMKILVLRIETNRYKVVKSMLKKAGIEIVAAD; the protein is encoded by the coding sequence ATGATAGTAGCCAGAAGAATGCGGAAAAACCCCGTATGGGTCGATGAAGAGGACTCAATGAAAAAGGGGATTGACCTTCTCAAGGAAAAGGGGATACGACACCTTCCTGTCCTCAGGAAGGGAGAAAATCTCGTCGGGATAGTTTCCGACAGGGATATAAAGGCAGCATCGCCTTCCCCGGCAACGTCTCTGGAGATACGGGAGATATACTATCTTCTTGACAAGATCAAGATCAAACAGATCATGACCAAGAAACCCTACACGGTTTCACCGGGAACTTCCGTTGAGGAGGCGGCGCTGATCATGAGGGAAAAAAAGATCGGCGCACTGCCCGTTGTGGAGGACGGAAAGCTGGTCGGCATATTGACCGAGACTGATATTCTCGACGCGTTTCTTGATGCCATGGGCATCAACAGGCCGGGATACAGGGTCGAGGTTGCACTGCCGAACACGTCGGGCCAGATGTTCAAGGTGGCGAAGCTTCTGAGTGAGTTTGATGTCAACATCGTTTCGGTCGTAACGGCTTCCGCCGATGACCCTGACATGAAAATCCTTGTACTGAGGATCGAAACGAACAGGTACAAAGTGGTGAAGAGCATGCTCAAAAAGGCAGGGATCGAGATCGTTGCAGCGGACTGA
- the tsaA gene encoding tRNA (N6-threonylcarbamoyladenosine(37)-N6)-methyltransferase TrmO, whose amino-acid sequence MGGDKREIYIRPIGIIRSPFPSRKEAPKQGFLSSEASRVELFQEYEKGVEGIRIGDILDILYWMGRAKRTTLWNRNRKKGVFGTRGPDRPNPVGICPVEVVGIEKNILHVVHLDAVDGSPVLDIRHSLFDSLDGLKTKKF is encoded by the coding sequence ATGGGTGGTGACAAGAGAGAAATTTACATCAGGCCTATCGGGATCATCAGGTCTCCTTTTCCATCGAGAAAAGAAGCTCCAAAGCAGGGTTTTCTCAGCAGCGAAGCATCACGCGTGGAGCTATTTCAGGAATACGAAAAGGGTGTTGAGGGAATACGTATCGGGGACATTCTTGATATCCTCTACTGGATGGGCCGGGCAAAAAGGACAACCCTCTGGAACAGGAACAGGAAAAAGGGAGTTTTTGGAACGAGGGGTCCCGACAGGCCAAACCCGGTCGGCATCTGCCCGGTAGAGGTAGTGGGTATCGAAAAGAATATCCTGCACGTAGTCCATCTCGACGCCGTGGATGGCTCGCCTGTCCTGGATATACGCCACAGCCTGTTCGATTCCCTCGATGGCTTGAAGACCAAGAAGTTTTAA
- the ade gene encoding adenine deaminase: MVRKKPDIATLVETARGDREADLVIENGTVVDVFRRKLCKSSVAVKDGYIVGLGDYRAREVIDAAGMYVAPGLIDGHTHIESTFLSPQEFGRLCLTSGVTCVVADPHEIANVFGLPGVLWMIDMARQSPVRIYYSCPSCVPSSPLESPGGKIGLKDMAILRGYSEVIALGEVMDYQGLTLGKRDLIEKVRLFQGLPLEGHAPGLRGKALSAYRVTGVSSDHETEDPEEAEEKLSKGFHVMVREGSIAQNLKALYPFIEEYQGNSRISIVSDDLNVLDMADGNYLGRVLAQGARMGIDPINLLCMVTLNTAMRFNLTSLGAVAPGYRADLVIYEDLFEFVPHRVLVGGRVRYLSGEPVAEADAPSIMGTGRTVHLPPAFSPETFRVKKRKKSVKAIEVIPGQLKNEIVTLPGDVFQGRYASSVLAWDLVKVCVIERHGGTGRIGKGFVRGLNLRAGAIALTFAHDAHNLVVAGASDDEMFAAAGLVARMGGGIAALSGRGESARLPLKVGGIVSTARYERVVSETKRVKGVCEQISPLGIDLVNILSFIALPVIPEGRITDKGFIDVRAFRKVPIWA; encoded by the coding sequence ATGGTCCGAAAGAAACCGGATATCGCAACGCTGGTCGAGACGGCGCGGGGTGACCGGGAGGCGGACCTGGTCATTGAAAATGGGACCGTAGTCGACGTGTTCAGGAGAAAACTGTGCAAATCCAGCGTTGCGGTCAAGGATGGTTATATCGTCGGTCTCGGAGACTACCGTGCGCGGGAGGTCATAGATGCAGCGGGCATGTACGTGGCTCCCGGGTTGATCGATGGACACACCCATATAGAGAGCACCTTCCTCTCGCCCCAGGAGTTTGGGCGCCTGTGCCTTACTTCCGGGGTTACGTGCGTTGTAGCCGACCCCCACGAGATCGCAAATGTTTTTGGCCTTCCGGGAGTTTTGTGGATGATCGATATGGCGCGTCAATCACCGGTGAGGATTTATTACTCCTGCCCTTCCTGTGTTCCCTCATCCCCCCTGGAGTCACCGGGAGGAAAGATTGGGCTGAAGGACATGGCGATACTCAGGGGGTACAGTGAAGTAATCGCCCTCGGCGAGGTCATGGACTATCAGGGGCTGACGCTCGGAAAGAGAGATCTCATAGAGAAGGTGAGACTCTTCCAGGGGCTTCCCCTCGAGGGTCATGCCCCGGGACTGAGGGGAAAGGCCCTGTCGGCATACAGGGTAACCGGCGTGTCTTCGGACCACGAGACGGAGGACCCGGAGGAGGCCGAGGAAAAGCTTTCGAAGGGTTTTCACGTGATGGTTCGGGAAGGGTCGATTGCGCAGAACCTGAAGGCCCTCTATCCCTTCATCGAAGAGTACCAGGGAAACAGCCGTATCTCGATTGTATCTGACGACCTCAATGTTCTCGATATGGCAGATGGAAACTACCTGGGCAGGGTTCTCGCCCAGGGAGCGAGGATGGGGATCGACCCGATCAATCTTCTGTGCATGGTTACCCTGAACACGGCCATGAGGTTCAATCTCACGAGCCTTGGTGCGGTTGCGCCCGGGTACCGCGCGGACCTGGTTATCTACGAGGACCTTTTTGAGTTTGTCCCGCACAGGGTGCTGGTGGGGGGAAGGGTTCGGTACCTGTCTGGCGAACCGGTAGCGGAGGCAGATGCTCCGTCGATCATGGGGACAGGGAGGACTGTTCACCTTCCTCCCGCATTCTCTCCAGAAACCTTCAGGGTAAAGAAGAGGAAAAAGAGCGTAAAGGCAATAGAGGTGATTCCCGGCCAGCTGAAAAACGAGATCGTTACCCTTCCCGGGGATGTTTTTCAGGGCAGGTATGCCTCGAGTGTGCTGGCATGGGACCTGGTGAAAGTGTGCGTCATCGAGCGCCACGGGGGTACCGGGAGGATTGGTAAAGGGTTTGTCAGGGGGCTGAATCTTCGCGCTGGCGCCATTGCGCTCACATTTGCCCACGATGCCCACAACCTGGTGGTGGCCGGTGCGTCGGACGATGAGATGTTTGCAGCGGCGGGGCTTGTCGCCCGCATGGGAGGGGGGATAGCTGCCCTGAGCGGCCGGGGGGAAAGTGCCCGTCTTCCCCTGAAAGTGGGGGGAATCGTTTCTACCGCGAGGTATGAGAGGGTTGTTTCGGAAACGAAGAGGGTGAAAGGGGTATGTGAACAAATCTCCCCCCTCGGCATCGACCTCGTCAATATCCTTTCTTTTATCGCCCTTCCCGTGATACCGGAGGGCAGAATCACGGATAAAGGTTTTATCGACGTGCGTGCATTCAGAAAGGTTCCGATCTGGGCGTGA
- a CDS encoding redoxin domain-containing protein, which produces MSQKTTVVIAALIVAIAGGYIFLKQRPLMIGSPGKESRGGHPPVLAPRFELEDISGEKINLADFQGKAVVLNFFATWCPPCQSEIPGFVNIYKEYKSQGLEIIGISLDNDPETVLPEFISEYKIPYTVAIGSRDMISMYGGLKSLPTTIFINRKGEITNVHMGFLDETTFEEEAKKIL; this is translated from the coding sequence GTGAGCCAGAAAACCACAGTTGTGATCGCCGCTCTTATCGTAGCAATCGCAGGCGGATACATTTTTCTCAAACAGCGGCCCTTGATGATAGGGTCTCCCGGTAAAGAGTCCCGTGGGGGGCATCCACCGGTACTTGCCCCCCGGTTCGAATTGGAGGATATATCCGGGGAAAAGATAAACCTCGCAGACTTCCAGGGGAAAGCGGTGGTGCTGAACTTTTTTGCCACCTGGTGCCCGCCCTGCCAGAGCGAGATACCGGGATTTGTGAACATATACAAAGAATACAAGAGCCAGGGGCTCGAAATAATCGGGATCTCCCTGGACAATGACCCGGAAACCGTTCTCCCCGAATTCATAAGCGAATACAAAATTCCCTACACCGTTGCGATAGGCTCACGGGACATGATCAGCATGTACGGGGGCTTGAAGTCATTACCCACAACCATTTTCATCAATAGAAAAGGCGAGATAACAAACGTTCACATGGGATTTTTGGACGAAACGACCTTCGAGGAAGAGGCGAAAAAGATCCTCTGA
- the nifU gene encoding Fe-S cluster assembly scaffold protein NifU, giving the protein MSIGPYSEKVMDHFMNPRNVGEIDDASGVGEVGNPACGDMMRLFIKVEDNVVTDAKFMTFGCGAAIASSSMLTEIIKGKTVDEVLTITNENVAEALDGLPPAKIHCSVMAEEAVKAAIEDYRKKAV; this is encoded by the coding sequence ATGTCTATTGGACCCTACAGCGAGAAGGTGATGGATCACTTCATGAACCCGAGAAACGTCGGTGAAATCGATGATGCAAGCGGTGTTGGCGAGGTTGGCAATCCGGCATGTGGCGACATGATGCGACTCTTTATCAAGGTTGAGGACAATGTCGTTACCGATGCCAAGTTCATGACTTTCGGGTGTGGTGCTGCCATTGCGTCGAGCAGCATGCTCACCGAGATAATCAAGGGGAAAACCGTCGACGAAGTGCTCACCATCACGAACGAGAATGTTGCAGAGGCGCTCGACGGGCTCCCCCCTGCAAAGATTCACTGTTCTGTCATGGCGGAAGAAGCGGTGAAGGCTGCGATCGAAGACTACCGGAAAAAAGCGGTCTGA
- a CDS encoding NifU family protein, which yields MREAVERVLEKVRPALQADGGDVELVDVEEGVVKLRLTGACGGCPMASLTLKNGIEVALKEEIPSVERVESV from the coding sequence ATGCGTGAGGCAGTGGAAAGAGTTCTCGAGAAGGTAAGGCCGGCTCTTCAGGCAGACGGTGGTGATGTCGAACTGGTCGATGTAGAAGAGGGCGTGGTCAAACTTCGGCTGACAGGAGCCTGTGGAGGCTGTCCGATGGCATCGCTCACCCTGAAAAATGGTATCGAAGTCGCGCTGAAGGAAGAGATCCCGTCGGTGGAAAGAGTCGAATCGGTATAA
- a CDS encoding AMP-binding protein, producing MGYETLSRMFLDRLESRKNEVKFRYKRDNSWVDMTCAQAGKIIRLLSAGLYSLGLEKGDKVSILSYTRVEWTLADAACIVGGFVTVPIYHSLLPDTVEYILGDCKAKAIFVEDAKQMMKVNAIRESVPDLKWIVSMTPIEADLMKPSDVISFNELQKMGEEAQNRDPDFIDRVAGEIKPEDDLTVIYTSGTTGPPKGVVTTQENFWFMVNCSIRATEIREGEIMLHFLPFAHTLGRIEQFISFDANLVSAYAESMEAVGDNMAEVKPHIMVSVPRLYEKFYDRVMEMVEKGSPLKKKIFRFALETGIEVSRLRQQKKSIPFLLGVRFAVAKKLVFDKIKERIGGRLRFFISGGAPLAKEIAEFFHAMDVLILEGYGLTECSTVASVNRLDNFKFGTVGLPLPDVQIKIVEDGEILIGGKNIFKEYLNDPGGTRNAKTEDGWLKTGDIGEIDEDGFLTITDRKKDILVTASGKNIPPANIENLLKMDNFVSQSFIYGDRKKFLVALMTLNREEIEAWAREQGIQYDSYEDLATGREVNDLIQKSVDKVNAKLASFETVKRFLILPDDFSQETGELTPTLKVKRKVVVEKYGRLLDSLYED from the coding sequence ATGGGGTATGAAACCCTGTCCCGCATGTTCTTGGACAGGCTTGAAAGCAGAAAGAATGAGGTGAAGTTTCGATACAAGAGGGACAATTCCTGGGTGGACATGACCTGCGCGCAGGCGGGAAAAATTATCAGGTTGCTTTCAGCCGGCCTCTATTCGCTCGGTCTGGAAAAAGGGGACAAGGTGAGCATTCTGTCCTACACGAGGGTTGAATGGACTCTCGCCGATGCAGCCTGTATCGTGGGGGGGTTTGTCACCGTTCCCATCTATCACTCACTCCTCCCCGATACGGTTGAATACATACTCGGAGATTGCAAAGCCAAGGCCATCTTCGTTGAAGATGCAAAGCAGATGATGAAGGTGAACGCAATACGGGAGAGCGTTCCCGACCTGAAGTGGATCGTCTCCATGACACCCATTGAAGCAGATCTCATGAAGCCCTCCGATGTGATTTCCTTCAATGAGCTTCAGAAGATGGGAGAGGAAGCGCAAAACCGTGACCCCGATTTTATCGACCGTGTCGCCGGGGAGATAAAACCGGAAGATGATTTAACCGTTATCTACACTTCCGGCACGACGGGGCCGCCAAAAGGTGTGGTGACCACCCAGGAAAATTTTTGGTTCATGGTCAATTGCTCCATCAGGGCAACAGAGATAAGGGAGGGTGAGATAATGCTCCATTTTCTCCCTTTTGCCCACACCCTTGGCAGGATCGAACAGTTCATCTCCTTCGATGCCAATCTGGTCTCCGCCTACGCCGAAAGTATGGAGGCCGTGGGAGATAACATGGCCGAGGTCAAGCCTCATATCATGGTCAGCGTCCCGAGGCTCTATGAGAAGTTTTATGACAGGGTGATGGAGATGGTCGAGAAGGGGTCTCCCCTGAAAAAAAAGATCTTCCGATTTGCCCTGGAAACCGGCATAGAAGTGTCCCGTTTGCGGCAGCAGAAGAAGTCCATTCCCTTTCTGCTGGGTGTCAGGTTTGCCGTAGCAAAAAAGCTGGTTTTCGACAAGATCAAAGAGAGGATCGGCGGGAGACTGAGGTTTTTCATTTCCGGCGGAGCCCCCCTTGCAAAGGAGATTGCCGAGTTTTTTCATGCAATGGATGTGTTGATCCTGGAGGGATATGGCCTCACAGAGTGCTCGACGGTGGCTTCTGTCAACAGACTCGACAATTTTAAATTCGGGACGGTAGGTCTGCCGCTCCCGGATGTGCAGATCAAGATTGTAGAAGATGGTGAGATTCTGATCGGGGGAAAGAACATCTTCAAAGAGTACCTGAATGACCCCGGGGGCACGAGAAATGCGAAAACCGAAGATGGGTGGCTGAAGACGGGTGATATCGGCGAGATAGATGAGGATGGTTTTCTTACGATTACGGACAGAAAGAAGGATATTCTCGTAACGGCATCGGGAAAGAACATACCTCCTGCAAACATAGAAAATCTCCTCAAGATGGATAACTTCGTTTCCCAGTCCTTCATTTACGGAGACAGAAAGAAGTTCCTTGTTGCGCTCATGACCCTCAACAGGGAAGAGATCGAGGCCTGGGCGAGGGAGCAGGGCATTCAATACGACAGCTATGAGGATCTCGCCACCGGGAGGGAGGTTAACGACTTGATTCAAAAAAGCGTCGACAAAGTGAACGCGAAGCTTGCATCCTTCGAGACGGTAAAGAGGTTCCTTATCCTCCCCGACGACTTTTCCCAGGAAACAGGCGAGCTTACTCCAACGCTCAAGGTGAAGAGAAAAGTTGTCGTGGAAAAATACGGCCGCCTGCTCGACAGTCTCTACGAAGATTGA
- a CDS encoding cysteine--tRNA ligase, with the protein MALHIYSTTERNVVPFTPLDPSIVKIYTCGPTVYRYAHIGNLRTYLMSDILVRVLRYLSYTVYHVKNITDVGHMRQEMLERGEDKVIAAARAARKTPEEIAGYFTAAFLRDEGRMGIAPADLYPRASDHIEEMIELVSKLVLKGFTYEREGTIYFDVGRFSDYGKLSRNLPEQLREGYRSEADHHKKNPEDFTLWKQAEPGRELKWESPWGEGFPGWHIECAAMAIKYLGKEFDVHLGGIDLVFPHHENEIAQARCAVGGNFARYWVHGGHLLVNGKKMSKSAGNEYTLDDLEERGFSPMDFRYLCLNAHYKTVMNFTMEAQEGARKARSRLKSQALSLFEEHGMCDRPGARAREFEGEFQGALESDLNIPKALATVWKMFRSDLGEAEKVYLLRKWDVVLGLDLFEKSEEKESERDEDFLKAREIAERRARARKNRRYDEADLLRAEIKSLGYSVIDSKDGYILEKVKE; encoded by the coding sequence ATGGCCCTTCATATTTACAGCACTACCGAACGAAATGTAGTCCCTTTTACCCCTCTTGATCCCTCCATCGTGAAGATCTATACCTGTGGCCCCACCGTGTACCGGTACGCTCACATCGGTAATTTGAGGACCTACCTCATGTCGGATATCCTGGTGCGTGTGCTCCGCTATCTTTCCTACACGGTTTACCATGTGAAAAACATAACCGATGTGGGACATATGCGCCAGGAGATGCTCGAGCGCGGTGAGGACAAGGTGATCGCCGCAGCCCGTGCAGCACGAAAAACGCCGGAGGAAATAGCGGGTTATTTTACGGCAGCCTTTCTGCGGGATGAGGGGAGGATGGGAATTGCTCCTGCCGACCTCTACCCGCGGGCTAGTGACCACATCGAAGAGATGATCGAACTGGTTTCGAAACTCGTTTTGAAGGGTTTCACCTACGAAAGGGAAGGGACCATATATTTCGATGTGGGCAGGTTCAGCGATTACGGCAAGCTTTCGAGAAACCTCCCGGAACAACTGCGCGAAGGTTACAGGAGCGAGGCGGACCATCACAAAAAAAATCCCGAGGATTTCACCCTCTGGAAGCAGGCTGAGCCCGGGAGGGAGCTGAAGTGGGAAAGCCCCTGGGGAGAGGGCTTCCCGGGATGGCATATCGAGTGTGCGGCGATGGCCATCAAGTATCTCGGAAAGGAGTTCGATGTTCACCTCGGCGGCATTGACCTTGTTTTTCCGCACCACGAGAATGAGATTGCGCAGGCGCGGTGCGCAGTGGGGGGGAATTTTGCCCGGTACTGGGTTCACGGAGGCCATCTCCTGGTCAACGGAAAGAAAATGTCCAAATCTGCCGGTAATGAGTACACCCTCGACGATCTCGAGGAGCGCGGATTTTCGCCGATGGATTTCCGGTACCTCTGTCTCAACGCTCATTACAAGACGGTGATGAATTTCACCATGGAGGCTCAGGAGGGAGCGAGGAAGGCCCGCTCGCGATTGAAGAGTCAGGCCCTTTCTCTTTTCGAGGAACATGGCATGTGTGATCGGCCGGGCGCGCGTGCGCGGGAGTTCGAGGGGGAATTCCAGGGTGCCCTGGAAAGCGACTTGAATATTCCAAAGGCCCTCGCCACGGTCTGGAAAATGTTCAGGTCAGATCTCGGCGAGGCTGAAAAGGTTTATCTTCTCAGGAAATGGGATGTCGTTCTGGGGCTCGACCTCTTTGAGAAAAGCGAAGAGAAAGAGTCGGAGCGTGACGAGGATTTCCTGAAAGCGCGGGAAATAGCCGAAAGAAGAGCCCGGGCGAGAAAGAACAGGCGGTATGATGAGGCTGACCTTTTGCGCGCCGAAATAAAATCGCTCGGATACAGTGTGATTGATTCAAAGGATGGGTACATTCTGGAAAAAGTCAAGGAGTGA
- a CDS encoding LysM peptidoglycan-binding domain-containing protein: MNRHIALLLILAVLSGSHSLALAAKESAGRPKIYLEKRVIAEKAGKQIKFFEVYRMEKGDSLWKIFTDKLGGRKSEFSLFVEAFEKANPGIANPSLIKRESRVKLPMNVGTLGKKNLLESMVRQGKIFEYTVTSGDILWRTAPGEFRSTREMLKYIEEVRELNPFLKNPDWIYPGQKFYLPNYSYFLEDGSEREPTFARMEEVAGEAQADLRDDEKEIAGSLDAAVVGDEKVRGESETEDLSPEKPVLDRPAEGDKGTLEVERAYPEKVFEKEMATKGDVDAGTITSTRPHGSQRPDFQMSLPKQRGLFSDLLSALGEKLILSGEMYVPLDGGGELVLNMEKYPIARFSNGRNVILDLWGSIPREVERVLRDKWMGYAVLRHDSEKGIDAFLENLLKAGGYYSVKDGRTTQLVIGDKVSVSINADLIALRENDSLLKGEVNAIKRLHLPSLSPIQSSIYAYCLKTGVLVIPYYVDRSIGEGYVVSYYAEATEDNYDREKVPEMLPDGAKYILDAAGVRSSRSHKISIKGKEGAFTLTIKPDLVFWAKKQPYILDPERFAEPITDLLVKEGYRIIHVEANSSYATIIPRLLKLAGVEYSLYENEIISGGKDKGYTLRASGFALKKESTGGERDILFVDGEVDLGLRGLLYRDFGMRVITY; the protein is encoded by the coding sequence GTGAACCGTCATATTGCCCTTCTCTTGATCCTCGCCGTTCTGTCAGGAAGCCACAGCCTTGCGCTGGCGGCAAAGGAAAGCGCAGGAAGACCGAAAATATATCTTGAAAAACGGGTGATTGCCGAAAAAGCAGGAAAGCAGATAAAGTTTTTCGAAGTGTACAGGATGGAAAAGGGAGATTCTTTGTGGAAAATATTTACCGATAAGCTCGGTGGCAGAAAGAGTGAGTTTTCCCTGTTCGTCGAAGCGTTCGAGAAGGCAAACCCCGGCATTGCGAATCCCTCTCTGATCAAGAGAGAGAGCCGCGTAAAACTCCCCATGAATGTTGGAACCCTGGGGAAAAAAAATCTTTTGGAAAGTATGGTCCGGCAGGGGAAGATATTTGAATACACGGTGACTTCAGGCGATATTTTGTGGAGGACTGCGCCCGGCGAGTTCAGAAGCACCAGGGAGATGCTGAAATATATCGAAGAGGTCAGGGAATTAAACCCCTTTTTGAAAAATCCCGACTGGATTTATCCCGGGCAGAAATTCTATCTTCCGAACTACAGCTATTTTCTGGAAGACGGGAGTGAGCGGGAACCCACTTTTGCCCGCATGGAAGAGGTGGCGGGAGAGGCTCAGGCTGATTTACGTGACGACGAGAAGGAGATTGCGGGCAGTCTCGATGCCGCCGTTGTCGGAGATGAAAAGGTAAGGGGTGAGTCTGAGACGGAAGATCTGTCCCCGGAAAAGCCGGTGCTCGATCGGCCCGCAGAGGGAGATAAGGGGACCCTGGAGGTCGAACGGGCATATCCCGAGAAGGTATTTGAGAAAGAAATGGCAACGAAGGGGGATGTCGATGCCGGCACGATTACATCCACCCGACCGCACGGGTCGCAGCGCCCCGATTTTCAGATGTCCCTTCCAAAGCAAAGGGGCCTCTTCAGCGACCTGCTCTCGGCGCTCGGTGAAAAGCTGATACTTTCGGGCGAAATGTATGTTCCCCTCGACGGGGGGGGAGAACTCGTGCTCAACATGGAAAAGTATCCCATTGCAAGATTCTCGAATGGAAGAAATGTAATACTGGACCTCTGGGGCTCCATCCCCCGGGAAGTTGAAAGGGTTCTTCGGGATAAGTGGATGGGATACGCCGTCCTGAGGCACGACAGCGAGAAAGGTATCGATGCCTTCCTGGAAAACCTGTTGAAAGCCGGGGGATACTATTCGGTAAAGGATGGGAGAACGACCCAGCTGGTCATAGGCGATAAAGTGTCCGTCTCCATCAACGCCGACCTGATCGCGCTCCGGGAGAATGACAGTTTACTGAAGGGAGAAGTGAATGCAATCAAGAGACTTCACCTGCCCTCGCTGTCCCCGATTCAATCGAGCATTTACGCCTACTGCCTCAAAACGGGGGTACTGGTGATTCCCTATTACGTGGACAGGTCCATAGGAGAGGGCTATGTCGTCTCCTACTACGCAGAGGCGACCGAGGATAACTATGACAGGGAAAAAGTGCCGGAAATGCTCCCTGATGGAGCAAAGTATATCCTCGATGCTGCTGGTGTTCGCTCCAGCAGGTCACACAAGATTTCGATAAAGGGAAAGGAAGGCGCATTTACCCTGACCATAAAGCCAGATCTCGTTTTCTGGGCGAAAAAACAGCCGTATATTCTCGATCCCGAGAGGTTTGCCGAGCCGATTACCGATCTGCTGGTAAAAGAGGGGTACAGGATCATACATGTCGAGGCAAACAGCTCGTACGCCACCATTATTCCCCGGTTGTTAAAGCTTGCCGGGGTAGAGTATTCACTCTACGAGAATGAGATTATCAGCGGCGGGAAAGATAAGGGTTACACCTTGAGAGCCTCGGGTTTTGCTCTGAAGAAGGAGTCCACGGGGGGTGAGCGGGATATCCTGTTCGTTGATGGAGAGGTTGACCTGGGTTTGAGGGGTTTACTCTATCGCGACTTCGGTATGAGGGTGATTACCTACTGA
- a CDS encoding aminotransferase class V-fold PLP-dependent enzyme: protein MKKVFFDHISTTPLHPDVLDALLPFFVGQYGNPSSHIHEQGQLALRAIEGAREKVAGLIHATPEEVVFTSGATESNNLAVKGVAGAMKKKGMHIIVSEVEHFSVLNALIPLINEGYEITYLPVDRHGLIDPEELRQSVRDDTILISVMHANSEIGTIMPVLEVGAVAREKDVYFHCDATASAGHIPVDVERMGADLLTLSAHNFYGPKGAGALFVRKGTRIAPLQEGGFQEGGLRAGTENVTGIVGFGKAAEIAMDEMEEDALRLRDLEQQLREGLKNRISHIHFTGHEVSRLPGHVSFWIEFAEGESLLIYLNINGVMAASGSACSSNLKAQDEEDLVASHVLKAIGVPSDICTGSITFSMGKWNRPDEVDYVLEIMPGIVQRLWEISPSYSDYLKSGGVRR, encoded by the coding sequence ATGAAAAAAGTTTTTTTCGACCATATTTCCACCACGCCCCTTCACCCGGACGTGCTCGATGCGCTGCTGCCCTTCTTCGTGGGTCAGTACGGTAACCCGAGCTCGCATATTCACGAGCAGGGACAGCTGGCGTTGAGAGCCATCGAGGGGGCAAGGGAGAAGGTTGCCGGTTTGATTCACGCAACTCCCGAAGAGGTGGTTTTCACGTCCGGGGCGACCGAGTCCAACAACCTTGCCGTAAAGGGTGTTGCCGGGGCGATGAAAAAAAAGGGGATGCACATCATCGTATCCGAGGTGGAGCATTTCTCCGTTCTCAATGCCCTCATTCCGCTGATAAATGAAGGGTACGAGATTACCTACCTTCCCGTTGACCGGCACGGCCTCATAGATCCGGAGGAGTTAAGACAGTCTGTCAGGGATGACACGATCCTCATCTCGGTCATGCACGCAAATTCGGAAATCGGGACCATTATGCCCGTTTTAGAGGTTGGAGCCGTCGCGAGGGAGAAGGATGTCTATTTCCACTGTGATGCAACCGCTTCTGCCGGCCACATACCCGTGGACGTGGAGAGGATGGGAGCAGATCTTCTCACCCTGTCGGCTCACAACTTTTACGGGCCGAAGGGAGCCGGCGCGCTGTTCGTGAGAAAGGGTACCCGTATCGCCCCCCTTCAAGAAGGGGGCTTCCAGGAGGGTGGTTTGAGGGCCGGTACCGAAAACGTTACCGGAATAGTCGGTTTTGGAAAGGCTGCCGAAATTGCCATGGATGAGATGGAGGAGGATGCCCTTCGGCTGAGAGACCTCGAACAGCAGCTGAGAGAGGGGCTCAAAAACAGGATCAGCCACATCCACTTTACCGGGCACGAGGTGAGCCGGCTTCCGGGTCACGTGAGCTTCTGGATTGAGTTTGCGGAGGGGGAATCGCTCCTCATATACCTGAACATCAACGGCGTAATGGCCGCGAGCGGCTCTGCGTGCAGCTCGAACCTGAAAGCCCAGGATGAGGAAGACCTCGTAGCCTCCCATGTGCTGAAGGCCATCGGTGTTCCGTCGGATATCTGCACCGGCTCCATAACCTTCAGTATGGGAAAGTGGAATCGTCCTGATGAGGTTGACTACGTGCTGGAAATTATGCCGGGAATAGTGCAGAGACTCTGGGAGATATCGCCATCCTATTCCGATTACTTGAAAAGCGGGGGAGTTAGGAGGTAA